The window CTGCATCCTGTATCTGTTCAACTGACGGTGAACTTTCAAATGGTATCGCTTGTAATAAAGCCAATACACGCATCGTCAGCCGACGAGCTATCTCCGTTCCAAACTCTCCTGTGGCTCTACCTGCCTTTAGTATAGCCTGAGTAATTTTGCCCGCTGAAAATGGGACTTGCCTGCCATCTCTTTTTATGACATGTGTAAATGGAACCACATCCGTGAATGCCTCAGCCGAACTCATTTCCCAAAGTTGCATAATAGACGCTCCCTTAATATCTATACGTTAAAATTTAAATACTTTTCTTTTCCGTAATTCATATTTCCACCATAAAAGTAAAACCATAGAGAAAAACCTGTAATTTTACTTTCTCGCCGTGGTAAGGTAAAAACAAAACATATTAAATTTTGAAAGAGAAAAAATAAATTAATTCTTTTATTTTATATAAAATGATACACAATGTCAAGTAGAATTTTATTCCCACTATACAATATATAGTAGATAAGTGGGGTAAAACCTGTTAATATCTGGTTAAAATCAAAGTTAATAACCTGTTAATTTTTTGTGGATAACTTGTGGAAAAGCCCCAGAAACAGGAGTTATCATGAAAAAATAACCAGTAAAATGAGCACTTCCAGTAAGGTTAAAACTTGGATAAAAATGGATTTCTATTCACCAAATGCATCAATTTTAAGGTGTGCAAAAAGTATGTTTTAACAATTTATCATGGTTAAAAAAAAAGAAAAAATGCCATTAAAACAATGAAATAGAAATAAATAATAGGATGTTATACAAGTTATAAAAGGAAAAAAGAATATATGATTGATAATGAAAATACAAAAGAACCTTTGAGCGAAGAAGCATATTATGTTTTAAGATGTCGTGGAACAGAACGCCCATTTTCAGGAAAATACTGGAATCATAAAGAAAAGGGGATTTATGTATGTGCAGGATGTGGAACGAAATTATTTTCATCAGAGCACAAATTTGATTCGGGCACAGGTTGGCCCAGTTTTTTTTCACCAATAGATGACAGAGTCATAGAGGAGGAAGTAGATACAAGCCATGGAATGGTTAGGATGGAGGTTCACTGTGCAAATTGCAAGGGACATCTGGGACATGTTTTTCCTGACGGTCCTAAACCGACATATCAAAGATATTGCATTAATTCCTCCGCTTTAAATTTTATCCCATCGTATAAAAAGGAAGGTAATATATAATTTTAAAGGTATCTCCCCTCTCAAGTTATTTTCTGAATATTGTGTTAACTTCTACTCTCTTGGGTGGTCAAATCACCCATTTTAATTACTGGTATATTTAAATCATTTGCGACATTAAGAATATCATCTCTGCAAGTGAACAAAAGGATTTGATGATTTTCACCTAAGATTTTTAATGTGTTCAATGCCTGACACAATCTGGGATGGTCATAATTAGAGAAGGGGTCGTCTAATAACATGGGTAGATGTTCTTCATGCTGGCTGATTATTTTAATAAATGCGACACGCATAGAAAAGTAGAGTTGTTCAAGTGTCCCCTGACTTAATGATAGTTCTTGAATTGGAACAGCCTTTTTTGTTTCAGGGATAAGTACTTTCAATGTTAAATCTCGTTCTACAATTACTTCTGTATATTTACCATTCGTTAATTTATTAAATAGATGGCTTATCTCATTTTTTAGTAGAGGTGCTATTTTATGATAATAATCAGACGTTATTTG of the Candidatus Hydrogenedens sp. genome contains:
- the msrB gene encoding peptide-methionine (R)-S-oxide reductase MsrB, with amino-acid sequence MIDNENTKEPLSEEAYYVLRCRGTERPFSGKYWNHKEKGIYVCAGCGTKLFSSEHKFDSGTGWPSFFSPIDDRVIEEEVDTSHGMVRMEVHCANCKGHLGHVFPDGPKPTYQRYCINSSALNFIPSYKKEGNI